The proteins below are encoded in one region of Streptomyces marianii:
- a CDS encoding DUF4097 family beta strand repeat-containing protein has translation MPDSTWEVAEPTKLAFDEPVTSLNVRIVNGTVNVVGTEEGSARLEVSGIEGPPLVVTRTGSAVSVGYDDVPWKGFLKLLDRKEWHRHAVVSLTVPADAAVEVGVVGAGAVVSGIRGRTDVRGVSGDTTLVGLSGTVRAETVSGSLEAQAVTGDLRFRSVSGGLTVVEGAGSSVRADSVSGDMAIDLDGTPTDIRLTSVSGEVAIRLPHPADARVEANTASGTVSNAFEDLRVSGQWGAKKITGTLGAGSGSLRATTVSGSIALLRRPPQADEPFEDETGKAL, from the coding sequence ATGCCCGACTCGACGTGGGAAGTCGCCGAGCCGACCAAGCTCGCCTTCGACGAGCCCGTGACGTCCCTCAACGTACGCATCGTCAACGGGACGGTGAACGTCGTCGGCACCGAGGAGGGTTCCGCCCGGCTGGAGGTCTCCGGGATCGAGGGCCCGCCGCTGGTCGTGACGAGGACCGGCTCCGCCGTCTCGGTCGGCTACGACGACGTGCCCTGGAAGGGCTTCCTCAAGCTGCTCGACCGCAAGGAGTGGCACCGCCACGCGGTGGTGTCCCTCACCGTCCCCGCCGACGCGGCCGTCGAGGTCGGCGTCGTGGGTGCGGGAGCGGTCGTCTCCGGCATCCGCGGGCGCACGGACGTGCGGGGCGTCAGCGGGGACACGACACTCGTGGGACTGTCCGGCACCGTCCGGGCCGAGACCGTCTCCGGCAGCCTGGAGGCCCAGGCCGTCACCGGCGACCTGCGCTTCCGTTCCGTCTCGGGCGGCCTGACCGTGGTCGAGGGCGCGGGCTCTTCCGTACGGGCCGACTCCGTCAGCGGCGACATGGCGATCGACCTCGACGGGACGCCGACGGACATCCGCCTCACCAGCGTCTCCGGCGAGGTCGCCATCCGGCTGCCGCACCCCGCGGACGCCCGCGTCGAGGCCAACACCGCGAGCGGCACCGTCTCGAACGCCTTCGAGGACCTGCGCGTCAGCGGACAATGGGGCGCCAAGAAGATCACCGGCACGCTCGGCGCGGGGAGCGGTTCCCTGCGGGCCACCACCGTGTCCGGGTCGATCGCCCTCCTGCGCCGCCCGCCCCAGGCGGACGAACCGTTCGAGGACGAGACAGGAAAGGCCCTCTGA
- a CDS encoding helix-turn-helix transcriptional regulator, producing MPPVFAHGRLRLYLLKLLDEAPRHGYEIIRLLEERFQGLYAPSAGTVYPRLAKLEAEGLVTHATEGGRKVYSITDAGREELAGRSGELADLELEIRESVSELAAEIRDDVRGAAGKLRSEMRAAAAESRSAADPGGAGAGADDAWQATKEELRRAKQEWKEQARRAKDESRRAREEAQTARRQAKEAQDRARDEVQRIARQVQDQVQGHFARGDWPTGVREGLSELTAQLGGLTARGTAWPSHGKPDPAEAGPEWAKDTTESGDPARDLERLLDRFRDDIRDAARDHGVTSSQFTDARRHLSTAAAHISALLRGGG from the coding sequence ATGCCCCCCGTATTCGCCCACGGCCGGCTCCGCCTGTATCTGCTGAAGCTCCTCGACGAGGCCCCGCGCCACGGGTACGAGATCATCCGGTTGCTGGAGGAACGCTTCCAGGGGCTCTACGCGCCGTCCGCCGGCACCGTCTACCCGCGCCTGGCCAAACTCGAGGCGGAGGGCCTGGTCACCCACGCCACCGAGGGCGGGCGCAAGGTGTACTCGATCACCGACGCCGGACGCGAGGAACTCGCGGGCCGCAGCGGGGAACTGGCCGACCTCGAACTCGAGATCCGCGAGTCCGTCTCCGAACTGGCCGCGGAGATCCGCGACGACGTCCGCGGCGCGGCGGGGAAGCTGCGCAGTGAGATGCGCGCGGCGGCGGCGGAGAGCCGGAGTGCCGCCGACCCGGGCGGCGCGGGTGCGGGTGCCGACGACGCCTGGCAGGCGACAAAGGAGGAACTGCGCCGCGCCAAGCAGGAGTGGAAGGAGCAGGCGCGCCGGGCGAAGGACGAGTCCCGCCGGGCCCGCGAGGAGGCGCAGACCGCACGCCGGCAGGCGAAGGAGGCACAGGACCGGGCGCGGGACGAGGTCCAGCGGATCGCCCGCCAGGTCCAGGACCAGGTCCAGGGGCACTTCGCCCGCGGCGACTGGCCGACGGGCGTACGGGAAGGGCTGTCCGAACTCACCGCGCAGCTGGGGGGACTGACCGCCCGGGGCACGGCGTGGCCGTCGCACGGCAAGCCCGATCCGGCCGAGGCGGGCCCCGAGTGGGCGAAGGACACGACGGAGTCGGGCGACCCGGCGCGCGACCTCGAAAGGCTCCTGGACCGCTTCCGCGACGACATCCGCGACGCCGCGCGCGACCACGGGGTGACGTCCTCTCAATTCACGGACGCCCGACGCCACTTGTCGACGGCGGCGGCACACATCTCGGCGCTGCTGCGCGGGGGCGGCTGA
- a CDS encoding zinc-binding dehydrogenase: MFAAYAARIDRDQPLNGLELGDRPAPEARPGWTTIDVRAASLNHHDLWSLRGVGLAEDRLPMILGCDAAGVDADGNEVVLHSVIGQSGHGVGPDEPRSILTERYQGTFAEQVAVPSWNVLRKPKELSFEEAACLPTAWLTAYRMLFTNAGVRPGDSVLVQGAGGGVATAAIVLGKAAGLRVFATSRDEAKRKRAVDLGAVDAFEPGARLPQRVDAVIETVGAATWSHSVKSLRPGGTLVISGATSGDRPSHAELTRIFFLELKVVGSTMGTKDELEDLLSFCAATGVRPVIDEVLPLDRAREGFERMASGELFGKIVLTNS, from the coding sequence ATGTTCGCCGCATACGCCGCCCGCATCGACCGCGACCAGCCGCTGAACGGCCTGGAGCTGGGTGACCGCCCTGCCCCCGAGGCCCGCCCCGGCTGGACCACCATCGACGTCAGGGCCGCCTCCCTCAACCACCATGACCTGTGGTCACTGCGCGGAGTGGGCCTCGCCGAGGACAGGCTCCCGATGATCCTCGGCTGCGACGCCGCCGGCGTCGACGCGGACGGGAACGAGGTGGTGCTCCACTCGGTCATCGGCCAGAGCGGCCACGGCGTCGGCCCGGACGAGCCGCGCTCCATCCTCACCGAGAGGTACCAGGGCACCTTCGCCGAGCAGGTCGCCGTTCCGAGTTGGAACGTCCTGCGCAAGCCGAAGGAGCTGTCCTTCGAGGAGGCCGCGTGCCTGCCGACCGCCTGGCTCACCGCCTACCGCATGCTCTTCACCAACGCCGGGGTCCGGCCGGGTGACTCGGTGCTCGTCCAGGGCGCCGGCGGCGGTGTCGCCACCGCCGCGATCGTGCTCGGGAAGGCGGCCGGACTGCGCGTCTTCGCCACGAGCCGCGACGAGGCCAAGCGCAAGCGCGCCGTCGACCTGGGTGCGGTCGACGCGTTCGAGCCGGGCGCCCGGCTGCCGCAGCGCGTCGACGCGGTGATCGAGACCGTCGGCGCCGCCACCTGGTCGCACTCGGTCAAGTCGCTCCGCCCCGGTGGCACTCTGGTCATCTCCGGTGCGACGAGCGGCGACAGGCCCTCGCACGCCGAGCTGACCAGGATCTTCTTCCTGGAGCTCAAGGTCGTCGGTTCCACGATGGGCACCAAGGACGAGCTGGAGGACCTGCTCTCCTTCTGCGCCGCGACGGGTGTGCGACCGGTGATCGACGAGGTGCTTCCGCTGGACCGGGCGCGTGAGGGCTTCGAGAGGATGGCTTCCGGAGAGCTCTTCGGCAAGATCGTCCTGACCAACTCTTGA
- a CDS encoding alkaline phosphatase D family protein yields MTRLNRRDLLKAAGAAGALNLAWPLSAGLTPAQAREAAEALGADYDPAPFTLGVASGDPRTGSVLLWTRLAPEPLAAEQRLPEVVEVDWAVATDPALRRVVARGTAPASATLGHSVHVPVSGLRPGTRYWYSFTALGRTSRTGRTRTAPAGHVASVRFAAANCQAFHDGFYAAHRGIAREDVDFVVHLGDYIYEHGQVGGVPADHVRDHEGGEILTVADYRRRHALYKGDRSLREAHAAHPWFLTWDDHEVVNDYSGTGGGAPFMNRRAAAYQAWYENMPHRDAGASALPDPEIHRSRRWGDLLELTVLDLRSHRSAQNLPDGTILGARQKSWLKRNVDRAPDTWHVWANSIMLSQLRGRPGGSYMFTDQWDGFLAERKEVLSHVHGSGLEDLVVITGDWHSAFVDDIRPDFDDTSSPVVGTEFTAHSVTSGAYSADWNKTNGPLMGAANPHLKYFEGNRYGYDVYEVTPRRFSAHMRVIADRRDPVSPVTTLTTFHVDRGRTGSYEDPATKNSPAQWRREQ; encoded by the coding sequence GTGACCAGGCTCAACCGTCGTGATCTGCTCAAGGCCGCCGGCGCCGCCGGCGCCCTGAACCTGGCCTGGCCGCTGAGCGCCGGGCTCACGCCGGCCCAGGCCCGCGAGGCGGCGGAGGCACTCGGCGCGGACTACGACCCCGCGCCGTTCACCCTCGGTGTCGCCTCCGGCGACCCGCGGACCGGCAGCGTCCTGCTGTGGACCCGGCTCGCCCCGGAGCCGCTGGCGGCCGAGCAGCGGCTGCCCGAGGTCGTGGAGGTCGACTGGGCCGTCGCCACCGACCCGGCCCTGCGGCGGGTCGTCGCCCGGGGCACGGCCCCCGCCTCCGCGACCCTGGGACACAGCGTCCACGTCCCCGTCTCCGGGCTCCGCCCGGGCACCCGCTACTGGTACTCCTTCACGGCACTCGGCCGGACCAGCCGCACCGGCCGCACCAGGACGGCGCCCGCCGGGCACGTCGCCTCCGTCCGCTTCGCCGCCGCCAACTGCCAGGCGTTCCACGACGGCTTCTACGCCGCCCACCGCGGGATCGCCCGTGAGGACGTGGACTTCGTCGTTCATCTGGGCGACTACATCTACGAGCACGGGCAGGTCGGCGGCGTGCCGGCCGACCACGTCCGCGACCACGAGGGCGGCGAGATCCTCACCGTGGCCGACTACCGCCGCCGGCACGCCCTCTACAAGGGCGACCGCTCCCTGCGCGAGGCCCACGCCGCCCACCCCTGGTTCCTCACCTGGGACGACCACGAGGTCGTCAACGACTACTCGGGCACCGGTGGCGGCGCCCCGTTCATGAACCGCCGCGCGGCCGCGTACCAGGCCTGGTACGAGAACATGCCGCACCGCGACGCCGGAGCCTCCGCGCTGCCCGACCCCGAGATCCACCGCAGCCGCCGCTGGGGCGACCTGCTGGAGCTGACCGTCCTCGACCTGCGTTCCCACCGGTCCGCGCAGAACCTGCCCGACGGCACCATCCTCGGCGCCCGGCAGAAGTCCTGGCTGAAGCGGAACGTAGACCGGGCGCCGGACACCTGGCACGTCTGGGCCAACTCGATCATGTTGAGCCAGCTCCGCGGCCGCCCCGGCGGTTCGTACATGTTCACCGACCAGTGGGACGGGTTCCTCGCCGAGCGCAAGGAGGTCCTGAGCCATGTGCACGGCAGCGGCCTGGAGGACCTCGTCGTGATCACCGGCGACTGGCACTCCGCCTTCGTCGACGACATCCGGCCCGACTTCGACGACACCTCCTCGCCGGTGGTCGGCACGGAGTTCACGGCCCACTCCGTCACCTCGGGGGCGTACTCGGCGGACTGGAACAAGACCAACGGTCCGCTGATGGGCGCGGCCAACCCGCATCTGAAGTACTTCGAGGGCAACCGCTACGGCTACGACGTCTACGAGGTCACGCCACGCCGCTTCAGCGCCCACATGCGGGTGATCGCCGACCGCCGGGACCCGGTCTCGCCCGTCACCACCCTGACCACCTTCCACGTGGACCGCGGGAGGACGGGCTCGTACGAGGACCCGGCGACGAAGAACTCTCCCGCCCAGTGGCGGAGGGAGCAGTAG
- a CDS encoding phosphoesterase: MNLMVNGDAESGPGGSADPVAAVNGWDVWEGAPALVAYSLGGGYPTASDPGPAARGSRFFSGGNSPRTALVQDVALPTHGRTGRQAVDAGHVRYTLAGWLGGYAAQEDGARLSVEFRDGRGTPVALSVLGPVTAAERQSRTALLERTASASVPPGARSARVLLVFTRSGGTSNDGYADAVSLTLTAIAKPSGGHQ, translated from the coding sequence GTGAATCTCATGGTGAACGGTGATGCCGAGAGCGGGCCGGGAGGGTCCGCGGATCCGGTGGCGGCCGTGAACGGCTGGGACGTGTGGGAAGGGGCTCCGGCACTCGTCGCGTACAGCCTCGGGGGCGGTTACCCGACGGCATCCGACCCCGGTCCCGCCGCCCGTGGCAGCCGGTTCTTCTCCGGCGGGAACAGCCCGCGCACCGCGCTCGTACAGGACGTCGCACTGCCCACGCACGGCCGCACCGGGCGGCAGGCCGTCGACGCCGGTCACGTCCGCTACACGCTGGCCGGGTGGCTCGGCGGATACGCGGCGCAGGAGGACGGCGCCCGGCTGTCCGTGGAGTTCCGGGACGGCAGGGGCACGCCCGTCGCCCTGTCGGTGCTCGGCCCCGTGACGGCGGCCGAGCGGCAGTCCCGTACCGCGCTGCTGGAGCGCACGGCGTCCGCATCGGTCCCGCCCGGCGCCCGCAGCGCGAGGGTGCTGCTGGTCTTCACCCGCAGCGGCGGCACCTCGAACGACGGTTACGCCGACGCCGTCTCGCTCACCCTGACCGCCATCGCGAAGCCTTCCGGGGGACACCAGTGA
- a CDS encoding NAD(P)-dependent malic enzyme, protein MAAEIVNPGSASGTESAPGDSGEPFDPAFALHRGGKMAVQATVPVRNKDDLSLAYTPGVAKVCTAIAEKPELVHDYTWKSQVVAVVTDGTAVLGLGDIGPEASLPVMEGKAILFKQFGGVDAVPIALATTDTDEIVDTVVRLAPSFGGVNLEDISAPRCFEIERRLQERLDIPVFHDDQHGTAVVTLAALRNAARLTGRGLGELRAVISGAGAAGVAIAKFLLEAGLGDVAVADRKGIVSRDRDDLTPVKRELAEITNRAGLSGSLETALAGADVFIGVSGGTVPEPAVASMAPGAFVFAMANPNPEVHPDVAHKYASVVATGRSDYPNQINNVLAFPGIFAGALQVRASRITEGMKIAAANALADVVGDALAPDYVIPSPFDERVAPAVTAAVAAAARAEGVARR, encoded by the coding sequence ATGGCAGCGGAGATCGTCAATCCCGGCAGCGCCAGCGGGACGGAGAGTGCACCCGGGGACTCCGGGGAACCCTTCGATCCGGCCTTCGCGCTGCACCGCGGCGGCAAGATGGCCGTCCAGGCCACAGTGCCCGTCCGGAACAAGGACGACCTGTCCCTCGCGTACACACCCGGTGTCGCCAAGGTGTGCACCGCGATCGCCGAGAAGCCGGAGCTCGTCCACGACTACACCTGGAAGTCGCAGGTGGTCGCGGTCGTGACCGACGGTACGGCGGTCCTCGGGCTCGGTGACATCGGACCGGAGGCCTCGCTCCCCGTGATGGAGGGCAAGGCGATCCTCTTCAAGCAGTTCGGCGGCGTCGACGCCGTTCCGATCGCCCTCGCGACCACGGACACCGACGAGATCGTGGACACGGTCGTCCGGCTGGCGCCGTCCTTCGGCGGAGTGAACCTGGAGGACATCTCGGCGCCGCGGTGCTTCGAGATCGAGCGCAGGCTCCAGGAGCGGCTCGACATCCCGGTCTTCCACGACGACCAGCACGGCACCGCCGTGGTCACCCTCGCGGCCCTGCGCAACGCGGCCAGACTGACCGGCCGCGGCCTGGGCGAGCTGCGCGCCGTGATCTCGGGAGCGGGCGCGGCCGGCGTGGCCATCGCCAAGTTCCTCCTCGAGGCGGGGCTCGGCGACGTGGCGGTGGCCGACCGCAAGGGGATCGTCAGCCGTGACCGCGACGACCTGACCCCGGTCAAGCGGGAACTCGCCGAGATCACGAACCGGGCCGGACTCAGCGGCTCGCTGGAGACGGCGCTGGCCGGAGCGGACGTCTTCATCGGAGTGTCCGGCGGCACCGTGCCGGAGCCGGCGGTCGCCTCGATGGCGCCGGGAGCCTTCGTCTTCGCGATGGCCAACCCGAACCCCGAGGTCCACCCGGACGTGGCGCACAAGTACGCCTCCGTCGTGGCCACCGGCCGCAGCGACTACCCCAACCAGATCAACAACGTCCTCGCCTTCCCGGGCATCTTCGCCGGCGCGCTGCAGGTGCGGGCCTCGCGGATCACCGAGGGCATGAAGATCGCGGCGGCGAACGCGCTGGCCGACGTGGTGGGCGACGCGCTCGCCCCCGACTACGTCATCCCCTCGCCGTTCGACGAGCGGGTCGCCCCGGCGGTCACCGCCGCCGTGGCCGCGGCGGCGCGAGCCGAGGGTGTGGCCCGACGCTGA
- a CDS encoding ABC transporter substrate-binding protein, which produces MTASTTRRSTAAKSRIAAVSAIAVAGALLLTSCGDQTNSGSGTKEKDGAATSTAPLADKLPQSIRDKGVVKVGSDIAYPPVEFKDGSGKVVGIDPDIADALGKQLGVKFEFENGTFDTLITGLRSKRYDMAMSAMTDTKDRQEGVDSGTGKKVGEGVDFVDYFTAGVSIYTKKGDDKGIKTWSDLCGKKIVVQRGTVSEDLAKAENDKCVKAKKGKITIEAFDNDQQAQTRLRAGGADAGSSDFPVAAYAVKTSGGGNDFQIVGEQVEAAPYGIAVAKGNTELRDALQAALDAIIKNGEYEKIIAKWGVQAGAVTEAKINGGS; this is translated from the coding sequence ATGACCGCAAGCACCACCCGCCGCTCGACCGCCGCCAAGTCCAGGATCGCCGCGGTGAGCGCGATCGCGGTCGCCGGTGCCCTGCTGCTCACCTCCTGCGGTGACCAGACGAACTCGGGATCGGGCACCAAGGAGAAGGACGGCGCGGCCACCTCCACGGCGCCGCTGGCGGACAAGCTGCCGCAGTCGATCCGGGACAAGGGTGTCGTCAAGGTCGGTTCGGACATCGCCTACCCGCCGGTGGAGTTCAAGGACGGTTCCGGCAAGGTCGTCGGCATCGACCCCGACATCGCCGACGCCCTGGGCAAGCAGCTCGGCGTGAAGTTCGAGTTCGAGAACGGCACCTTCGACACCCTGATCACGGGTCTGCGCTCGAAGCGCTACGACATGGCCATGTCGGCGATGACGGACACGAAGGACCGCCAGGAGGGCGTGGACTCCGGGACCGGCAAGAAGGTCGGCGAGGGCGTCGACTTCGTCGACTACTTCACCGCCGGTGTCTCGATCTACACCAAGAAGGGCGACGACAAGGGCATCAAGACCTGGTCGGACCTGTGCGGCAAGAAGATCGTCGTGCAGCGCGGCACGGTCTCCGAGGACCTGGCCAAGGCCGAGAACGACAAGTGCGTGAAGGCCAAGAAGGGCAAGATCACGATCGAGGCCTTCGACAACGACCAGCAGGCCCAGACCCGTCTGCGCGCCGGCGGCGCCGACGCCGGTTCCTCGGACTTCCCCGTCGCCGCCTACGCCGTGAAGACCTCCGGTGGCGGCAACGACTTCCAGATCGTGGGCGAGCAGGTCGAGGCGGCCCCGTACGGCATCGCGGTGGCCAAGGGCAACACGGAGCTGCGCGACGCGCTCCAGGCCGCGCTGGACGCCATCATCAAGAACGGCGAGTACGAGAAGATCATCGCCAAGTGGGGTGTCCAGGCCGGCGCGGTGACCGAGGCCAAGATCAACGGCGGTTCCTGA
- a CDS encoding amino acid ABC transporter permease → MTVDIDKTGPEDTPPTPKAGPEAIKAIPVRHYGRYVSAVVAIALFAAIVYAFSQGKINWGAIPEYFFDQRILDGVGNTLILTVLSMAIGIAGGILLAVMRLSKNPVTSSIAWFYIWFFRGTPVLVQLIVWFNLGLVFEYINLGPFYRDEWSDFMTPMLTALLGLGLNEAAYMAEICRAGLLSVDEGQSEASHALGMSHGKTLRRIVIPQAMRVIVPPTGNEVINMLKTTSLVSVVQFSELFRQAQDIGQTSGAPVEMLFLAAAWYLIMTSILSVGQYYLERYYARGSSRSLPPTPLQKIKATVFSVRRPKGVAA, encoded by the coding sequence GTGACTGTCGACATCGACAAGACGGGTCCGGAGGACACGCCGCCCACGCCCAAGGCCGGACCGGAGGCCATCAAGGCCATTCCGGTGCGGCACTACGGCCGGTACGTCTCCGCCGTCGTGGCGATCGCGCTGTTCGCCGCGATCGTCTACGCCTTCTCCCAAGGCAAGATCAACTGGGGCGCGATCCCCGAGTACTTCTTCGACCAGCGCATCCTCGACGGCGTCGGGAACACCCTGATCCTGACCGTCCTGTCGATGGCCATCGGCATCGCCGGCGGCATCCTCCTCGCGGTCATGCGCCTGTCGAAGAACCCGGTGACCTCCTCCATCGCCTGGTTCTACATCTGGTTCTTCCGCGGCACCCCGGTCCTGGTCCAGCTCATCGTCTGGTTCAACCTCGGTCTCGTCTTCGAGTACATCAACCTCGGACCGTTCTACCGCGACGAATGGTCCGACTTCATGACCCCGATGCTCACCGCACTGCTGGGACTGGGCCTCAACGAAGCCGCCTACATGGCCGAGATCTGCCGCGCCGGCCTCCTGTCCGTCGACGAAGGCCAGAGCGAGGCCTCCCACGCGCTCGGCATGAGCCACGGCAAGACCCTGCGCCGCATCGTCATCCCCCAGGCCATGCGCGTCATCGTGCCCCCCACGGGCAACGAGGTCATCAACATGCTCAAGACCACGTCCCTGGTCTCGGTGGTCCAGTTCTCCGAACTGTTCCGCCAGGCCCAGGACATCGGCCAGACCTCCGGCGCCCCCGTCGAAATGCTCTTCCTCGCCGCCGCCTGGTACCTGATCATGACCTCGATCCTCAGCGTCGGCCAGTACTACCTCGAGCGCTACTACGCCCGGGGCTCCAGCCGCAGCCTGCCGCCCACCCCCCTGCAGAAGATCAAGGCCACCGTCTTCTCGGTGCGCCGCCCGAAGGGAGTCGCGGCATGA
- a CDS encoding amino acid ABC transporter ATP-binding protein has protein sequence MTAMVKAEGVHKSYGHIEVLKGIDLEVAPREVFCLIGPSGSGKSTFLRCINHLEKINAGRLWVDGELVGYRQKGDKLYELKDSEVALKRRDIGMVFQRFNLFPHMTAVENVMEAPVQVKGEAKAVARERALKLLDRVGLGDKAGNYPSQLSGGQQQRVAIARALAMEPKLMLFDEPTSALDPELVGDVLDVMRGLAEDGMTMVVVTHEMGFAREVGDNLVFMDGGVVVESGNPRDVLTNPQHDRTKAFLSKVL, from the coding sequence ATGACCGCCATGGTCAAGGCCGAAGGCGTCCACAAGTCCTACGGCCACATCGAAGTCCTCAAGGGCATCGACCTCGAGGTCGCCCCGCGCGAGGTGTTCTGCCTCATCGGCCCCTCCGGCTCCGGCAAGTCGACCTTCCTCCGGTGCATCAACCACCTGGAGAAGATCAACGCAGGCCGGCTCTGGGTCGACGGCGAACTCGTCGGCTACCGCCAGAAGGGCGACAAGCTCTACGAACTCAAGGACAGCGAGGTCGCCCTCAAGCGCCGTGACATCGGCATGGTGTTCCAGCGCTTCAACCTGTTCCCCCACATGACCGCCGTCGAGAACGTCATGGAGGCCCCCGTCCAGGTCAAGGGGGAGGCCAAGGCCGTCGCCCGGGAACGGGCCCTGAAGCTCCTCGACCGCGTCGGCCTCGGCGACAAGGCAGGGAACTACCCCTCCCAGCTCTCCGGCGGCCAGCAGCAGCGCGTCGCCATCGCCCGGGCCCTGGCGATGGAACCCAAGCTGATGCTCTTCGACGAGCCCACCTCGGCCCTCGACCCCGAGTTGGTCGGCGACGTCCTCGACGTCATGCGCGGCCTCGCCGAGGACGGCATGACCATGGTCGTCGTCACCCACGAAATGGGCTTCGCCCGCGAGGTCGGCGACAACCTCGTCTTCATGGACGGTGGTGTCGTCGTCGAATCGGGCAATCCCCGCGACGTCCTCACCAACCCCCAGCACGACCGCACCAAGGCCTTCCTCTCCAAGGTGCTGTAA
- a CDS encoding class I SAM-dependent methyltransferase: MTESAAVTGTDWRAWQESWDRQQEWYMPDREERFRVMLDMVEAFAGPEPRVLDLACGTGSITDRLLKRFPKAESVGVDLDPALLTIAEGYFAGDRRVTFVTADLKDPDWTAALPHTSYDAVLTATALHWLHAEPLAALYGQLAGLVVDGGVLMNADHMKDGATPRINAAERSHRHAAMDRARAAGALDWADWWALAAADPVLAAPTARRFEIYGEHADGDTPSARWHADILRAAGFAEARPVWASPSDALVLALK; the protein is encoded by the coding sequence ATGACCGAGAGCGCGGCCGTCACCGGAACCGACTGGCGGGCCTGGCAGGAGAGCTGGGACCGCCAGCAGGAGTGGTACATGCCCGACCGCGAGGAGCGGTTCCGGGTGATGCTGGACATGGTCGAGGCCTTCGCGGGCCCCGAGCCGAGGGTCCTCGACCTCGCCTGCGGTACGGGAAGTATCACGGACAGGCTGCTCAAGCGGTTCCCGAAGGCCGAGAGTGTCGGCGTCGACCTCGACCCCGCGCTGCTGACCATCGCCGAGGGGTACTTCGCCGGGGACCGGCGCGTCACCTTCGTCACCGCCGACCTCAAGGACCCGGACTGGACCGCGGCCCTGCCGCACACCTCGTACGACGCCGTGCTGACCGCCACCGCGCTGCACTGGCTGCACGCCGAACCGCTCGCCGCCCTCTACGGGCAGCTCGCCGGCCTGGTCGTGGACGGCGGTGTCCTCATGAACGCCGACCACATGAAGGACGGCGCCACCCCGCGCATCAACGCGGCCGAGCGCAGCCACCGGCATGCCGCGATGGACCGGGCAAGGGCCGCCGGGGCGCTCGACTGGGCCGACTGGTGGGCCCTGGCGGCCGCGGACCCCGTCCTGGCCGCCCCCACCGCCCGCCGCTTCGAGATCTACGGAGAGCACGCAGACGGCGACACCCCGTCCGCCCGGTGGCACGCCGACATCCTGCGGGCCGCCGGCTTCGCCGAGGCCCGGCCGGTGTGGGCGTCGCCCTCCGACGCGCTGGTGCTCGCGCTGAAGTGA
- a CDS encoding CGNR zinc finger domain-containing protein — protein sequence MELASYSDYAVRLVNTEEPARTKDTLTSVEAVRELFGPSSQMARRATDADVTRFRSVRARLRAVFTAADSGDQTQAVDLLNSLLLEFPVSPQISGHDFLDDEGRPRWHMHLADHPSNATSGYAAIAAMGLAVHLTEYGVDRLGLCQAAPCRNAYLDTSTNRSRRYCSDRCATRANVAAYRARKRLETERSESTGRTAENAQASSPNPDL from the coding sequence GTGGAACTGGCCTCTTACTCGGACTACGCCGTGCGTCTGGTCAACACCGAGGAGCCGGCCCGCACCAAGGACACGCTCACGTCGGTGGAGGCCGTCCGCGAACTCTTCGGCCCCTCCTCCCAGATGGCACGCCGGGCCACCGACGCGGACGTCACCCGGTTCCGGTCGGTACGGGCCAGACTCCGCGCGGTCTTCACCGCAGCGGACTCCGGCGACCAGACCCAGGCCGTCGACCTGCTGAACTCACTGCTCCTGGAGTTCCCGGTCAGCCCGCAGATCTCCGGCCACGACTTCCTGGACGACGAGGGACGGCCCCGCTGGCACATGCACCTCGCCGACCACCCGTCCAACGCGACCTCCGGCTACGCCGCGATCGCCGCGATGGGACTCGCCGTCCATCTCACCGAGTACGGCGTCGACCGGCTCGGCCTCTGCCAGGCCGCGCCCTGCCGCAACGCCTACCTGGACACGTCCACCAACCGCTCACGCCGCTACTGCTCGGACCGCTGCGCCACCCGCGCCAACGTCGCCGCCTACCGCGCCCGCAAACGCCTGGAGACCGAGCGGTCGGAGAGCACGGGCCGCACCGCGGAGAACGCCCAGGCCAGCAGCCCGAACCCGGACCTCTGA